One Myxococcaceae bacterium JPH2 DNA window includes the following coding sequences:
- a CDS encoding alpha/beta hydrolase, with translation MRAFLLLSCLPLFACATTPAVSPPAPVSGSALHRVQRVKVAEGVELELLDFGGQGPALVFLTGLGNTGHVFDDFAPEFTAAYHVYSVTRRGFGSSSWPTQGYDTATLSTDVVRVLDSQGIATAVLAGHSLAGEEITWLATHHPERVEKVVFLDISTKGDLSAELYRVLPLPTPRPPNPADLVSRATVAAALARGLGGPVPAHEVDETVEFDPKTGHYLRDRQWSGADAQLTMGALKVDFAAIRAPVLYLHTGERPPDQAECYDGFAQMTPAQQQKLREMTPKGVQRVDEVRRTPGWKIVQLEHADHYVWITNRDDVLREMKAFLKR, from the coding sequence ATGCGAGCGTTCCTCCTCCTGTCTTGCTTGCCGTTGTTTGCCTGTGCCACGACGCCGGCCGTATCGCCCCCGGCGCCCGTCAGCGGCAGCGCGCTGCATCGGGTCCAGCGGGTGAAGGTCGCGGAGGGCGTTGAGCTGGAGCTCCTCGACTTTGGTGGCCAGGGGCCCGCGCTCGTCTTCCTGACGGGCCTGGGCAACACGGGTCATGTCTTCGACGACTTCGCGCCGGAGTTCACTGCGGCGTACCACGTCTACTCCGTCACCCGCAGGGGGTTTGGCTCATCGAGCTGGCCCACGCAGGGCTATGACACCGCGACCTTGAGCACGGACGTGGTCCGGGTCCTGGACAGTCAGGGGATCGCGACCGCGGTGCTCGCGGGGCACTCCCTCGCCGGGGAGGAAATCACCTGGTTGGCGACCCATCACCCGGAGCGGGTGGAGAAGGTGGTCTTCCTGGACATCTCGACCAAGGGCGACCTGTCAGCGGAGCTCTATCGGGTCCTGCCTTTGCCGACCCCGCGCCCGCCCAATCCCGCGGACCTGGTGTCGCGCGCCACGGTGGCGGCCGCGCTCGCGCGAGGTCTCGGCGGGCCGGTCCCCGCGCATGAAGTCGATGAGACGGTCGAGTTCGATCCGAAGACGGGCCACTACCTGCGCGACCGCCAGTGGTCCGGCGCGGATGCGCAGCTGACGATGGGCGCGTTGAAGGTGGACTTCGCGGCCATCCGGGCCCCCGTCCTCTACCTCCACACGGGTGAGCGTCCCCCCGACCAGGCGGAATGCTATGACGGCTTCGCCCAGATGACCCCCGCGCAGCAACAGAAGCTGCGGGAGATGACCCCCAAGGGAGTTCAGCGGGTGGATGAAGTCCGGCGCACGCCGGGCTGGAAGATCGTGCAGCTCGAGCATGCGGACCACTACGTCTGGATCACCAACCGTGACGACGTGCTGCGCGAGATGAAGGCCTTTCTCAAGAGGTGA
- a CDS encoding SPW repeat protein, whose translation MWARWCNLFLGVWLIIAPVVLDYPHPVPRMNDAIVGLLIATVALLSSLVMGLRFVNTLLGAWLVLSPPVLGYGDLTRATANDVIVGALVVCFSLVSAERNLLAWRATKYTSPT comes from the coding sequence AATCTGTTCCTGGGCGTCTGGCTCATCATCGCCCCTGTCGTGCTCGACTATCCCCACCCCGTGCCGCGAATGAATGACGCCATCGTCGGCTTGTTGATCGCCACGGTCGCGCTCCTCTCCTCGCTCGTCATGGGGCTGCGCTTCGTCAACACGCTGCTGGGCGCGTGGCTCGTGCTGTCTCCGCCCGTGCTGGGCTACGGCGACCTGACCCGCGCCACCGCGAACGACGTCATCGTGGGCGCCCTGGTGGTGTGCTTCTCCCTCGTCTCGGCCGAGCGCAACCTGCTGGCGTGGCGGGCCACGAAGTACACCTCGCCCACGTAA
- a CDS encoding PQQ-dependent sugar dehydrogenase produces MLRRKGPSVSPSSRFALALLLAVPAFAEPPDAGTAKPRAEPPAASRVRTDVLKPTPRRVTLESLPPPFASRSASKSPDVVPVPADPLLHVPEGFAVNVFAEGLSAPRWLALTPEGDVLVVESRAQRIQRLRDTRGIGVADARAVFAEARNGLNLPFGMAFTGTHFYVGNTNAVRRYPYHRGQERLTGSGEEVTALPGLGYNQHWTRNVRVSPDGQHLLVTVGSQSNVSEEAPPRAAVQIMALDGSERTTLASGLRNPVGLDFQPRTNEPYVTVNERDELGDDLVPDYLTHLQPGGFYGWPYAYLSPKNVDPRRMKEGHSERPDLVAKTLTPDVLFPSHSAALGLAFYRGTAFPERYRGGAFVAFRGSWNRSEGTGYKVVFVPFTPEGKPQGGFEDFLTGFLLEPSGPTTFARPVGLLELPDGSLLVTDDGNGRIYRVRYVGAKLGAK; encoded by the coding sequence ATGCTGCGGCGGAAAGGACCGTCCGTGAGCCCTTCCTCCCGCTTCGCCCTGGCCCTGCTGCTCGCCGTCCCCGCCTTCGCCGAGCCACCCGACGCGGGCACCGCGAAGCCGCGCGCCGAGCCTCCCGCCGCCTCGCGCGTGCGCACCGACGTGCTGAAGCCCACGCCACGACGCGTGACGCTGGAGTCGCTGCCCCCGCCCTTCGCATCCCGGAGCGCCAGCAAGTCACCGGACGTCGTCCCCGTGCCCGCGGATCCGCTGCTGCACGTGCCCGAGGGCTTCGCGGTCAACGTCTTCGCGGAAGGGCTGTCCGCGCCGCGCTGGCTCGCGCTCACGCCCGAAGGAGACGTGCTCGTCGTCGAGAGCCGCGCGCAGCGCATCCAGCGCCTGCGCGACACGCGAGGCATCGGCGTGGCCGACGCGCGCGCGGTCTTCGCCGAGGCGCGCAATGGCCTCAACCTCCCCTTCGGGATGGCGTTCACGGGCACCCACTTCTACGTGGGCAACACCAACGCCGTGCGCCGCTATCCCTATCACCGCGGACAGGAGCGCCTCACCGGCTCGGGCGAGGAGGTCACGGCGCTGCCAGGGCTTGGCTACAACCAGCACTGGACGCGCAACGTGCGGGTGAGCCCGGATGGACAACACCTGCTCGTCACCGTGGGCAGTCAAAGCAACGTGAGCGAGGAAGCGCCGCCGCGCGCCGCGGTGCAAATCATGGCGTTGGATGGCTCGGAGCGGACGACGCTGGCCTCCGGGTTGCGCAACCCCGTGGGCCTGGACTTCCAGCCGCGCACGAACGAGCCCTACGTCACCGTCAACGAGCGGGACGAGCTGGGCGATGACCTGGTGCCGGACTACCTCACGCACCTGCAACCCGGTGGCTTCTACGGCTGGCCCTACGCGTACCTGTCCCCGAAGAACGTGGACCCGCGGCGGATGAAGGAGGGGCACAGCGAGCGGCCCGACCTGGTGGCGAAGACGCTCACGCCGGACGTGCTCTTCCCGTCGCACTCGGCGGCGCTCGGGCTCGCGTTCTATCGGGGCACGGCCTTCCCTGAGCGCTACCGCGGGGGCGCCTTCGTCGCGTTCCGGGGCAGTTGGAACCGCTCGGAGGGCACCGGCTACAAGGTGGTGTTCGTCCCCTTCACCCCCGAGGGGAAACCCCAGGGTGGCTTCGAGGACTTCCTCACCGGCTTCCTGCTGGAGCCCTCGGGCCCCACCACCTTCGCGCGGCCGGTGGGGCTGCTGGAGCTGCCGGACGGAAGCCTGCTCGTCACGGACGACGGCAACGGGCGCATCTACCGCGTGCGCTACGTCGGGGCGAAGCTGGGGGCGAAGTGA
- a CDS encoding AAA family ATPase translates to MIASVHFEHFRGLLGVELTLEPLTVLVGATASGKTSVLDGLQHQLAYEPTDFWRMDGSRRIAIEWTYAHGDRTRVEYPFSVMDTLPGQGHATQQLALNMSALRAGAPAGRATWLERSGGNLASVFAALPTPTRNAISRELSRCIPSLSEVDVAQDVDGKTYRLRFRDRWSPDVWYAPEQVSDGALWLLAFLVVPHQRPLPELLTLDEPERALHPALVREVMTQLRALTRGESTGQPVQVVLATHSPDLLELVRPEEVRLLARSAADGSVSVRALQGGKSDWRRECRAGLDAL, encoded by the coding sequence GTGATTGCCTCGGTCCATTTCGAGCACTTCCGTGGCCTGCTCGGCGTGGAGCTGACGCTGGAGCCGCTCACCGTGTTGGTGGGGGCCACGGCCTCGGGGAAGACGTCGGTGCTGGACGGGCTGCAACACCAGCTCGCCTACGAGCCCACGGACTTCTGGCGGATGGATGGCTCGCGGCGCATCGCCATCGAGTGGACGTATGCCCATGGCGATCGCACCCGCGTGGAGTATCCCTTCTCCGTGATGGACACCCTGCCCGGGCAGGGCCACGCGACGCAGCAGCTCGCGCTCAACATGAGCGCCCTGCGCGCGGGGGCACCGGCGGGGCGAGCCACGTGGCTGGAGCGCTCGGGCGGAAACCTGGCCAGTGTCTTCGCCGCGCTGCCCACGCCCACGCGCAACGCCATCTCGCGTGAGCTGTCGCGGTGCATCCCCTCGCTGAGCGAGGTGGACGTGGCGCAGGACGTGGACGGCAAGACGTACCGCCTGCGCTTCCGAGACCGCTGGAGCCCCGATGTCTGGTACGCGCCCGAGCAGGTATCGGACGGCGCGCTGTGGCTGCTGGCCTTCCTGGTGGTGCCGCATCAGCGACCGCTGCCAGAGCTGCTGACGCTCGACGAGCCCGAGCGCGCCCTGCATCCCGCCCTGGTGCGCGAGGTGATGACCCAGCTTCGAGCGCTCACGCGCGGCGAGTCCACGGGGCAGCCGGTGCAGGTGGTGCTGGCCACGCACTCGCCGGACCTGCTGGAGCTGGTGCGGCCCGAGGAGGTGCGGCTCCTGGCTCGCTCCGCGGCGGACGGCTCGGTGAGCGTGCGCGCGCTGCAGGGCGGCAAGTCCGACTGGCGCCGCGAGTGCCGCGCGGGGCTCGACGCGCTGTGA